One window from the genome of Spiractinospora alimapuensis encodes:
- a CDS encoding UvrD-helicase domain-containing protein, giving the protein MSVHESLLEGLNAAQRDAVTHQGSPLLIVAGAGSGKTRVLTHRIAYLLRERDVRPGEILAITFTNKAAAEMRERIEGLLGARVARTMWIMTFHAACVRILRREATRLGYPSNFTIYDSGDSQRLMQLVCRELDLDTKRYPPRSFSAEVSNLKNELVDYDTFEARADNDRERVLAQAYKLYQRRLQEAGAMDFDDLIMLTVNLMELFPDVAEHYQRRFRHIMVDEYQDTNHAQYELVRTLATPPRPTDDGAPEIEPAELCVVGDADQSIYAFRGATIRNIVEFERDYPNARTVLLEQNYRSTNTILRAANAVISQNTDRKPKNLWSEVGTGAAIVGYVADNEHDEASFVVSEIDRLTDAGDCRPGDVAVFYRTNAQSRVLEEIFIRHGLPYRIVGGVRFYERKEIRDVLAYLRVLANPDDTVALRRILNVPKRGIGDRAEATVEVFAARERISFAAALRRANEAPGVATRSVKAIGQFVALLDELMELVPTSSPAEIIEAVLRRTGYLEELTNSKDLQDESRVENLEEFVEVAREFEQTFTGPLYPEDTAQDETTQSGAESVVAEEGADEGEESADQPGPPTLVDFLEQVALVADADQVEEDEGDGVVTLMTLHAAKGLEFPVVFLTGMEDGVFPHMRTLGDRNELEEERRLAYVGITRAKHRLHISRAAVRSAWGTPSYNPPSRFLAEIPGDLMDWQRTGAESRSMVSAGRPAPPRARSARNVPSLAAGDRVTHDSFGLGTVLEVEGSGERSRVRIDFGGDVGSKDLLLGYAPVEKL; this is encoded by the coding sequence GTGTCGGTCCATGAATCACTCCTCGAAGGCCTGAACGCCGCACAGCGCGACGCGGTGACGCACCAGGGGTCGCCCCTGCTGATCGTCGCGGGAGCCGGGTCCGGAAAGACCCGTGTTCTCACCCATCGCATCGCCTACCTGCTGCGAGAGCGTGATGTGCGGCCCGGTGAGATCCTCGCGATCACGTTCACCAACAAGGCCGCGGCCGAGATGCGGGAACGGATCGAAGGCCTCCTGGGCGCACGCGTCGCGCGCACGATGTGGATCATGACGTTCCACGCGGCCTGCGTGCGGATTCTCCGCCGGGAGGCAACGCGTCTGGGTTACCCGAGCAACTTCACCATCTACGACTCGGGCGACTCCCAGAGGCTGATGCAGCTCGTCTGCCGTGAGCTCGACCTCGACACCAAGAGGTACCCCCCGCGGTCCTTCTCGGCCGAGGTCTCCAACCTGAAGAACGAGCTCGTCGACTACGACACCTTCGAGGCCCGCGCGGACAACGACCGCGAACGCGTCCTCGCCCAGGCGTACAAGCTGTACCAGCGCCGGCTGCAGGAGGCCGGGGCCATGGACTTCGACGACCTCATCATGTTGACCGTGAACCTCATGGAGCTGTTCCCCGACGTGGCGGAGCACTACCAGCGGCGGTTCCGGCACATCATGGTCGACGAGTACCAGGACACCAACCACGCCCAGTACGAGCTGGTCCGCACCCTCGCCACGCCCCCGCGGCCGACCGACGACGGCGCGCCGGAGATCGAACCGGCGGAGCTCTGCGTCGTCGGCGACGCCGACCAGTCCATCTACGCCTTCCGGGGCGCGACGATCCGCAACATCGTCGAGTTCGAGCGGGACTACCCGAACGCGCGGACCGTGCTGCTGGAACAGAACTACCGGTCCACGAACACGATCCTGCGCGCGGCCAACGCGGTCATCAGCCAAAACACGGACCGAAAACCCAAGAACCTCTGGTCGGAGGTGGGGACGGGCGCCGCGATCGTCGGATACGTCGCCGACAACGAGCACGACGAGGCCTCGTTCGTCGTCAGTGAGATCGACCGACTCACCGACGCCGGGGACTGTCGGCCGGGTGACGTCGCGGTCTTCTATCGCACCAACGCGCAGTCCCGGGTGCTCGAGGAGATCTTCATCCGGCACGGGCTTCCGTACCGGATCGTCGGCGGGGTGCGCTTCTACGAGCGCAAGGAGATCCGCGACGTCCTGGCCTATCTGCGCGTGCTGGCCAACCCGGACGACACCGTGGCGCTGCGCCGCATCCTCAACGTTCCGAAGCGGGGGATCGGTGACCGCGCGGAGGCCACCGTCGAGGTCTTCGCCGCGCGCGAGCGAATCTCGTTCGCGGCGGCCCTACGCCGAGCGAACGAGGCGCCCGGTGTGGCCACCCGCTCGGTGAAGGCCATCGGCCAGTTCGTCGCCCTGCTGGACGAGCTCATGGAGCTCGTCCCCACGAGCTCGCCGGCCGAGATCATCGAGGCCGTGCTGCGACGGACCGGTTATCTGGAAGAACTCACCAACTCCAAGGACCTCCAGGACGAGAGCCGGGTGGAGAACCTGGAGGAGTTCGTGGAGGTCGCCCGGGAGTTCGAGCAGACCTTCACCGGACCCCTCTACCCGGAGGACACCGCGCAGGACGAGACCACCCAGTCCGGCGCCGAGTCTGTGGTGGCCGAGGAAGGCGCCGACGAAGGGGAGGAATCGGCGGACCAACCCGGCCCGCCCACCCTCGTGGACTTCCTGGAACAGGTGGCTCTGGTCGCCGACGCCGACCAGGTGGAAGAGGACGAGGGCGACGGAGTAGTCACGTTGATGACGCTGCACGCCGCCAAGGGACTGGAGTTCCCTGTCGTCTTCCTGACCGGAATGGAGGACGGCGTCTTCCCGCACATGCGAACCCTCGGGGACCGCAACGAGCTGGAAGAGGAACGTCGGCTGGCCTACGTCGGCATCACTCGGGCGAAGCACCGGCTGCACATCAGCAGGGCGGCCGTACGCAGCGCGTGGGGGACACCCAGCTACAACCCACCGTCCCGATTCCTGGCGGAGATTCCCGGCGACCTCATGGACTGGCAGCGCACGGGCGCGGAGTCTCGATCCATGGTCTCGGCAGGCAGACCGGCTCCGCCGCGGGCGCGCAGCGCGCGCAACGTCCCGTCGTTGGCGGCAGGGGACCGCGTCACCCACGACTCGTTCGGGCTGGGAACCGTTCTCGAGGTGGAGGGCAGCGGCGAACGCAGCCGGGTACGCATCGACTTCGGTGGGGACGTCGGCAGCAAGGACCTCCTCCTGGGCTACGCACCGGTCGAGAAGCTGTGA